ACCCCAGGCGGCCCGTTCGTTCGGCCACTCAGCCAGGTGCGGCGGCCGGGGACTCCGCGTGCCGAAAACCTGGCAGGATCAGGCACAGTGCGGCCGCGGCGGCGGTCGTGGCGGCGAAGGCGCCTACCGCCCAGGCGCCGGACACGTGCTGGACCATCAGGCCGGCGATCAGTGGCGCCAGTGCCGCGAGCGCGGTGGCCGCCATCACCACGGTGCTGATGACTCGGCCACGCATTTCCTCCGGCGCGCTGCGAAGCACCACGGCGACCAGCGCAGCGTTCGCGGCCGGCGCGAGCAGCAGCGCCAGGGCGACCGGCACCGCCACCAGCGGTGACGGGATGAGCAAGGACGCAGCGCCGAACAGCAGGGCCCCGGCCAGGGTGATCGTGGTGGTGAGGGTTGCCAGGCGCATACGCCCTTGCAGCCGGGGTGCGACCACGGCGCCGAGCAGTCCGCCGACCGCGATGGCTGCCTGCGCCAGGCCGATCACCGTGGTGGAGGAGCCGTGTTGTCGCATCGCCAGGGTGATGCTGAAGAGCACGCCGCTGAAGGCGAAGTTCACCAGGGGCGTCTGGATCACCGCCGCGCGCAGAACTGGCACCTGCCAGACGAGTTGCAGGCCATCGGTCACCTCACGCCACAACGCTGTGCGCCCGGCCGTGTTCTCCGGGCGGAATCGCCCGCGGATCCGGCTCACCGTGCCGCACGAGACCGCGAAGGAGACGGCGTCGGCCAGGAACGGGACGGCCCGGCCCACCCCGAACAGCACCCCGCCGAGCGCCGGGCCGGCCAGGCCGGCGCCGTACGTCCGGGCTTCGGTGGCCGCCCACGCCTGCTCGAGCTGCCCGTCCGGCACGATTCCCGGCAGTGCGGCGGCGGCGGACGGGTCGAACATGACACCGGCGGCCCCCTCTATCAGGCTCACGGCCAGGACCACCGGCCAGGACGCGAGATCCAGCACGATCAGGATGCCGAGCAGAGCCAGCAGGGAGGCGCGCACGGCGTCGCAGATGATCATCGTCAGCCGCCGGTCGAACCGGTCCGACAGCGCCCCGGCGGGTAGTTGCAGGCATAGCAGGGTGATTGCCCGCACCGTGCCCACCACCCCGGCGAGCACCGCCGAGTGGGTCAGGGCCAGGATGAGCAGCGGGTAGGCGATCCCGCTGATGTGTGTGCCGGTATCGGACAGCAACTGGCCGATCCACAGCATCCGGAAGCCCTTGTTGCGCCGGAGCGGAACCTGTCGTGGCACATCGGTGGCTATCTCGATCCCGCTGGCGTCGCTCACCTTCAATACGATAAGCGCCGAGGTTGTCACCTTGCGGATGCGGAGATCTGGCCGCAGTCTCGCTCCCGCCGCCGAGTCGCCGGGAAGGGTGATTGACTTCCTGTCTCGACCTTCAATCAGCGTGCCCACACCATGGAAACGATGCTGTTGGTGATCTTCACTCGGTGGGGTGAAGTCTGCCGCTGACTTCGCCGACTGGTATCCGGCTGACGGACGGTGTGGGCTCTCGCCCGTTCAACTGGCTCTGCTACGTCCTCCAGGACGCCGTCGTTGTTCCAGCGGCGTCCTTCCCACGCGGTCGCGTCGAGCAGGTAGGCGAACCGCGCGCCGAGGGCGGCAGGGGGGGCGTCGAGGTCCCGGGCGATCCGGGCGCGCTCCAGTGCGCCGCCACGCACGGGCCAGCAGGTAACGCAGCCCCGTGGAGAGCACCTCAGGGGGCAGGTCCGGGTCCAGGTCGTCGGCGTTCGGGGAGAGCCAGGAGGCCAGCTCGGGGATGTGGGGCGGTCGAGGAACAAGGCCCGCCGTACGCGGAACGCATTCTGGCGCTTTCGGCGCAGGCCGTGACCGCGACCGGCCAGACCGTGGTCGGGCACTGCGGCGTAGGCCTGATCGAGGACCTCACCGCCGCGCCCCTCGCGCAGGCCCTGGCCGACTTCGCCCGCATGCACTCGCAAGCGACGCTGGAGCTGGTCAGCGCGCCCGGACCGGCGATGAGAAGGGCCTTCACGGGCAACCGCATCCACTTGGCGCCGTGCGAGCCGTCTCATCTCCCCGAACCGACACACTGGACCGTACGGCTGCCACTGGTGTGGGCTGCCCGGCCCGAGGCGGATCTCGGTCTGGACCCGCTGCCGCTCGCGCTGTTCTCGCAGCTGTGCCGCTGGCGCATGCCGGTGCTCGGCACCCTCAAGGACAGCGGACACGCCTGGCGTATCGCCTTCGGGAGCACCAGCCTGACCGGTGTTCACGGCGCGGTCCGTGCCTCACCTGTTTCCAGTGATGACCGTGTCCTATGTGTGAGGCGGCATCCGGCCACGGAGCCTCCGCAAAACCCGTTGGCGGACCACGGCGACCGTTGCTAGTCTCCCGGAAGCCGTGCGAGAGAACGAGGAGGTGGTACCCGTGAACGCAGTATCGACATGGGTGCTCCCCTCCGGGGTCACGGTCGGGCGATAGGTCGTCCGGGAGCGCCGTTCACGAGCACTCCCGAAAGGCACGACCATGCAGTTCACTTCCGAACAGCGCCTCGACGACGGCGTCCTCGAGCGCGAATTCACCCTCGGCGAGATCCCCGGCACCCTGTGGACGCCCGGATCCGCACCGGCTCCGCTGGTCCTGATGGCCCACAACAACGGCCTGCCCAAGGCGGAACCCCGGCTGGTGGCCCGGGCCCGGTACACCGCGGCGCGCGGCTACGCGGTGGCCACCATCGACGCCGCCGGGTGCGGTGACCGTCCCCGTTCCGCCGCCGACGAGCAGGCCCGTGCCGACCTCCGGCGGGCGATGCAGGCCGGCGAGCCGGTCGACGAGATCTTCGAGTCCTTCATCGGCCCGCTGGTCGAAAACGCGGTCCCGGAATGGCAGACCACTCTGGACGTCCTCCTTGAGCTGCCCGAGATCGGCGGCCCGGTCGGGTACTCAGGGGGGTGGACCGCCCTCGGCATTCGGCTGGCGGTGGTCGAGCCGCGCATCGCGGTCGCAGGCTTCTTCGCCGGGGGGTACGTGCCCCGCGCCCAGCGCGAGGAGGCCCGGCAGGTCACCATTCCGCTGCTGTACTTGCTGCAGTGGGACGACGAGGGGAACCCCCGGCAACGGGCCCTGGACCTGTTCGACGCTTTCGGCAGCAAGGAGAAGACGCTGCACGCCAATCTGGGCGGGCACACCGGCACCCCGTGGTTCGAACTGGAGGACGGGTGCCGGTTCTTGGACCGACACCTGAAGTGAGGCCGGGCCGTCCGGCGGGGAGCAGACGGTAGGCGGTGTCGGCCAGGATGCCGTCATCGAGGACAGGTACCGGCCCTCCTCGATGGCGGTGGCCGGCAGATGCACAACCGCCCCGATCGCGGCGGTACCGGCCATCGGCGGTACCGGCCGGTCGGGGCGGCGCTCGGCCACCAGCGCCGCCATCGGCTGGGACCATGCCGTGAGGCACTCGACCCGTACCCTGCGGATCGCCGGGCAGTCGACCGACTCGACCACCAGCGCCCGGGCCGGGCCGGTGAACAGGGCCTCGGTGGCGGCCCGGTACGCGGCGACGAAGAAGTCGTCCTTGGTCTCGAGACCATGCCCTATGTGGCGAGGCGGAGAAGCCGTTCGTAGCAGCAGAGGGCGGTGGCGAGACCGAGAACGGCCGGATAGTTGCGGGGGTGGCGCTCTTAGCGGTGGTTGAGTCGGCGGTATCCGGTGAACCAGGACATGGTTCGCTCTGTCACCCACCTGCGTCGCCCGAGTCGCGCGGAGGACTCGATTGCCTTGCGGGCGATACGGACGCCGATGCGCTTGCCTCGTAGCCACCTTCGCAGCTCGGGTATGTCGTATGCCTTGTCGGCATACAGACGCTGGGGCTTGAGGTGACGCCTACGGTGGGGGTCGCGTCTTGATTGGTGACCGAGCACCATGGGCTTCAATGCCTGGCTGTCGTGGCTGTTGGAGGCCGAGACTCCGACAACGAGGGGCAGTCCGTTCGCATCCGACGGGACATGCATCCTGGATCCTGGCTTGCCCCCAACCACGGGGACCGGACCTGTGAGTTCGCCCCTCTTTTAGCGTGGACGTGGGCGGCGTCGAGGACCGCCCGGGAGAGATCGAGGCCCGCATCGTCGAGCCGGTGCAGGATCGCCTCGTGGAGCCGGCCCAGACTCCAGCCCTCGATCAGATCAGCCCGCACTCCGGGCCCATCAGGCACATCGACAAAGATCACCCTGACGGGCCGAAGCCAGTAACTGTCGTATCCTGCAAGGCAGATCGAGCGACGTAGCGAACGCACTTGACGGGTGTTCCGTGCTGTGTCCCGTCCGTATGGTCGGGCCCCGCTGAGGGCCGTATCTCACGGCCAGACCGGGGTGATCGGCTCCAGAGCTTCCCTCTTCCAGCGCGATGGATTGGTCTCGCGGGCCAGGCCGGTATCGCGAGTTTCGGCCCGTGGACTCAGGTGCCCAGCGCGCCGCTCTGGCCTGCTTCACACCCGAGTTCCTCGCGGTCTGCGAGGCGATCGGGTGAAATCGCCGCGCCCCCCTTGAGTCACTCCTTCGAGCGTCCGTTGTTGTCAGTGCAGGTGTCCGGTGTGCGTCGCATCCGTGTAGTCGGCGCCCCGGCACGGACGACCGTCGTAAGACAGGAGAGACCCGACCTTGACCTTGTCCACACACACCCTGAAACGGCGCGTGTCCGCCGCCGCCACCGTTCTGGCACTGGGCGTCGCCCTGCCTCTCGCCATCGGGGCCACGCCCGCGTACGCCCAGGCAGAACTGACCATTTCGAAGACCCACACGGGGGACTTCGCCCGGGGCGGGCAGGGGACCTACCTGATCACGGTCAGAAACACCGGTGACACGACGACCTTCGCCGAGACGGTGATGACCGACGCCCTGCCCCAGGGCCTCACGATCGCCACTTTCGACGGCAACGGGGCCGGGCTCGCCTGTGCCAGGGACGCCACGAACACAGTGGTCACCTGTAGCACCGATCCGCTGCCCGCAGGGGCCGTCTACACGGTGGAGATCGTCGTCGACGTGGCCGAAGACGCCCCCTGCACCGTCACCAACACCGCCATCATCGTCGAGCAGGCCGGAGCCGGTCTCAGCGCCAGGGCGAGTGACCCGACCCCCATCTCCGGCGGTGACTGCGGAGGGAACGACGGCACCGGGAACGGCTCGCTCCTGCCCATCGACCTCAACCTCAGCGGCATTCTGCCGACGTACAACAGCGCTACGAACAACACCTTCCACAGCCAGGGAACAACCAACATCACCGGTCAGGACGCGCACCCGAACCCCTGACATCACTGCTTGACGTACGGCACGTACTCCGTGTTCGCGGTGAGATCGGCTTGTTCCTTGCTGACTTCGGCTCGTCAGGGTGATCTTTGTCGATGTGCCTGATGTGCCTGATGTGCCTGATGGTCCCGCGGTGCGGGCTGTATCTCGTGCTGTGTGAGATACGCGGATGGGGGCGGGTTGACCGCTGCGGGAAGCCGTACGGCGGCAGACGGCTGAGTTGTGCGAGCAGAAGATCAAGCCGCTGGAGGTCGCCAAGCGCCACCGGGTGAGCCGGAAGTCGGCCTACCGGTGGCACCGACTGTGGCGGAACGGCCGGATCGAGGCAGCTACATCTCCTTCGAGGACGAAGCAGGCTTCACCCGCCGACCGCCCCGAGGCCGCACCTGGGGCGGCGCGGACACACCCCGGTCGTGACGGTGAGTGGACGGTGCTCGGGACGGCTGTCGGTGGCCGGGCTGATCGCGATGCGACCTGGCTTACGGACCCGGCTGTGCCATCGGCTGATCGCCCACCCCGCGGGTAAGGGCCAGCGCCGAAGCATGAGCGAACGCGACTTCATCGCCCTGCTCGACGGCACCCACCAGCTCATCAAGGCGCCGATCGTGTTGGTCTGGGACCGGCTCAACACCCATGTCTCCCGCACGATGCGAGACCTGATCGACGCGCGGGAGTGGCTGACGGTGTTCCTGTTGCCCGCCTACTCGCCCGATCTGAACCCGGGCGACGGCGTGTGGGCGCACACGTCAAGCGCAGCCTGGCCGACCTCGCTGTCGTGGCCCTGGACCGCTTGGAGGTCCTCGTCCTCAACCGGCTCGAACGCCTGCAGTACCGGCCCGAAACCCTCGACGGCTTCATAGCCGACACCGGCCTCACCCTCGGTGACCCCACCTCACCCTGACGAGCCGAAGTCGGCTGGGCGGAAGAGAACGATCTGGGGGCGGTGGGCCCCACGCCGTCGAACTACGAGCCCGGTACAGCGCCGCCGCCCCGCTGTCGGGCATGACAGTCACCTGCGCAGCGGTGAAGGGGGCGGGATTCACGGGCGGCCACGCCTCAGCCAGCCGCGTCGGCAACCTCTCCGAGCGGCACCTGGCTCGGCTCAAGAGTGGCCTCGATGGCCGGAGCGAGGCCGTCTTCGATCTCGTCCCGTGTGAGGGCGGTCACCGCAGGAAGGCGCAGCAGGTAGCGGGTCAGCCCGAGACCGAGGAGCTGGGAGGAGACCAGGCCGGCCCGGCGTGCGGCGAGCTCGGGGCCCAGGGCCGCGGGCAGTGCCGGGGCGATCTGGGTCGCGAAGACCTCGTGCATCCGGGTCGCCGCATGTTCATTGGTCACCGTCGAGCGCAGCAGGACCAGCAGCGCGTCGTCGGCCGGGTCGCCCTCCCAGCGCTCGAGGAAGTGCCGCCCCCGCCATGAACGCCGCCGCACTCCCCGCCCGCACCGAGGTCGCCATCGTCGGCGCCGGCCCCGCCGGCCTCGCGCTCGCCGTCACACTCGCCGCCTCCGGCATCGACTTCGTCGTCCTGGACAAGCTGGCGGAGGGCGCGAACACCTCGCGTGCCGCCGTCGTGCACGCCCGCACCCTGGAGGTCCTGGACGAGCTGGGAGCCTCCGAGGAGCTGATCGCGCGCGGCATCCAGGTCACCCGGTTCGCCGTTCGTGACGGCTCCCGCCGGCTGCTGACCGTTCCGTTCGGCCAGCTGCCCACGGCCCACCCCTACACGCTGATGGTTCCCCAGTACGAGACCGAGAGCGTGCTGCTGGCCCGGCTGCGGGCGCTCGGCGGCGATGTGCACCGCCCGCACGAGGTCATTTCGGTCGTCCAGGACGAGGACGGCGTCACGCTCACCACGAGCACCGGGCAGACCCTGCGCGCCGGGTACGCAGTCGGCACCGACGGCATGCACAGCACCGTGCGCGAAGCGTCGGGCATCGGGTTCGCCGGCAGCGCCTACAGCGAATCCTTCGTGCTCGCCGACGTCGTGATGGACTGGGCTCCGGGCCCCAGCGAGGTGTCGCTCACCTTCGGCACCGCCGGTCTCACCGTCGTCGCCCCGCTCCCCGGCGGCCACTACCGCGTCGTCGCCACCGTGGACGACGCTCCGCCCACCCCGGACCTCGCCTTCGTCCAGCGGCTGCTCGACGAACGCGCCCCCGGCCAGGCCGAGGTCACCGGTCTGGCATGGTCGTCACGGTTCCGGGTGCACCACCGGGTCGCCGACCACTACCGGGTCGGCCGTGTGCTGCTGGCCGGCGACGCCGCCCACGTGCACAGCCCCGCCGGCGGCCAGGGGATGAACACCGGTATCCAGGACGGCCACGCCCTGGGCCAGGCGTTCGCCACCGGCCGGCTCGACGGCTACGAGGCCCGGCGCCGCCCCGTCGCCCAGCGGGTGGTCGCCTTCACCGACCGGATGACCCGCATCGCCACCACCCGCAACACCGTCGCCCGCGGCACCCGCAACATCGTCCTTCCCCTGCTCGGCCACACCGGCCTGCCCAGGAAGCTCGCCACCGAACTCGCCGAGCTCAACTACCGGTAGAGACACCCGTGAGGGTGCGCGGGGGTGAGGGCCTTGCGGCCGCCGTCGGCGGTCACCATCTCTGCGACGGTGACCTTTGCGTCGGTGAAGCGTGCGGCCACGGTGTCGGACGGGTACCCGCGCTCGCTCAGGAAGCCCGACTCCCGTGCACCGCCCGGCCGGTGTTCCAGCCCGGCCTGACTGCGCCCCGCGATGTCCGTGACACGCTCCTCATCGTCCGAGAGCAGATGGATGCGCTGGTCCAGGACGGTGGCGAGTGCCATGGCGGTGCATACGGCGGCCAGGACACGGACATGAAGTCCACCAGTCGTGCCCGCAGAGACCTGCGCCGCGTGCGGGGACTCTCCGCCTCCCGGTCCCGGTTGCTCGTCATGGACCCTCGTGCGCGGCCCGGAGCACGTATCCGGCCCCTCGCACGGTGTGGATCATCGGAGTCCGGCCCTTGTCGATCTTCGACCGGAGACTGTGGACGTAGACCTCGACCAGGTTTCCCTCCCCGTCGAACGAACTGTTCCAGACGTGGTCAAGGAGGTGAGCCTTGCTGAACACCTGTCGGGGATGGCCCATCAGGAACCACAGGAGGTCGAACTCCTTCGCCGTGAGCCTGAGCGACACTCCGCCACGGTGCGCCTTGCGGCCCTGCTCCGACAGAACCAGGTCGCCCAGCGCTCGAACGGATCCGTCCTCGGAGGACTCCTCGGTACCGAGGCCGCAACGGCGCAGCAGCCCGCGCAGTCGCAACATCACCTCCTCCAGCGAGAAAGGCTTGGTCACGTAGTCGTCCGCGCCCGCCGACAGGCCGTCCAGTCGGTGGTCGAGCGCGTCCCGGGCGGTGAGCATGAGGATGGGCAGCCCCGCATGGTCGTGCCGCAGCCGGCGCAGTACTCGTAAGCCGTTGAGGTCGGGCAACATCCAGTCCAGGACGACGACGTGCGGACGGCACGCTCGCGAGAGCTGTACGGCGCTGTGCCCGTCCGGGGCGAGGAAGGGGTGCCATCCCGCCGCGGCGACGGCCACGGACAGCAGCTCCCTGAGTTCCGGTTCGTCATCGACGATCAGTACACGGACGGCACCGTCATGTGCTGCGGGTTGGTGTGGCATGGCTCCAATATTCCTTTCGATGCTGTCCACATACTTTGCACGCCGGGTCTCGGCCCGAAGCGCGCTCACTCTCCACGGAATCCCGCGATCGGACCAGTTTCGTTTTCGGGGAACCTGAAAGATCGAATCGGACAGCTCTACCCCTAGGGTCGCAAAAGTATGCAAGGCTCCAGATGGGCGGATTTTCTCTCGGCCGATAATCTACTTAACTGGACTTTCTCCCCTCAGTCCGAGCGTCTGTGTCTCACGCCAATGTGCTGTCAACTCAACAGAGTTGACAAGAACTCATGAGAAAATCAAAGTTTTCTTAGGTGTACGTCATAGTGTTCGGCGATCGAATGTGGCCGTCAAAGCCGATGTCGCAGGGCTTTCCGGGAAACCTTTTTCAGGCACCTAAAAGGCCGCCGCTTTCTCAGGTATTCGTCCTGGAATCAAAAACGGGAACATTCCTCGGAAGTCCGCCGCGCGCCACCCTTGAGGGGAATATATAAGTGCAGGCCAAAAACGTTCATCGCAGGTTGCAGGGCAAGCGCAGGAAGACCATCGTGGCCTGTGCCGCGGCGACGACCGTGCTCCTGGGCACGTTGTACGCCACCGCGAACGCCGCGTCCGTCCAGGACCAGCCCTCGTCGTCCCAGCAGTCGGCCCCCACATCCCGGGAGCCGGCGGAGTCGGCGACCGCGACCACAGCGGCGTCGACCACGACCGTCTCGGCCGTGACCGAAGCCGCCGACGCGTTCGTGGACACCCTGGACTCCGATCAACAGTCGGAGGTGCTTCTCGACCTCACCGAGGCGAACGCCACGGCTTGGTCGAACCTTCCGTGCGGTTCGACCTGTCGGGTCGGCATCGAGCTGAGCTCGCTCACCGACGACCAACTCACCGCCGCCAAGGCGGTGCTGAAGGCGGCAGCGGGCACCAGCAGCGGCGCCGGGTACGACCAGATCAGCCAGATCCTGCTGGCCGACGACGTCCTCGGCGAAACCGCCAGCGGCTACGGCAGCGGCAACTACTACCTGGCGTTCCTGGGCGCTCCGAGCACGGACGGTACGTGGCAGCTGCACTTCGGCGGTCACCACCTCGCGGTCAACCTCACCTACGCGGATGGGGAGGTCACCGGCACCAGCCCGTTCTTCATCGGGGTGGAGCCGTCCAGCTGGACCGCGGACGACGGCACCTCGTACGCGCCCATGGACGGAATGCGTGACGGGATGCTCGCCGTGCTCGGCAGCCTGAGCGCGGACGAGCTCACCACGGCGAAGCTCTCCGAATCATTCAGCGACGTGCTGCTCGGCCCGGACGAGGACGGCGAGTTCCCGACGACCAAGGAGGGCGTAGCGGTCGGCGATCTGACGGACGCCCAGCAGCAGCTGGTGCTCGACGCCATCGAACCCTGGGTCGACGGCGTCGACGACACGACTGCCGCTTCGCTGTTGAGCACGTACGAGTCGGAACTCGACGAGACCTACCTCTCGTACTCCGGCGGAACCGATCTGGACACCCAGGGCGACTACGTGCGCATCGACGGGCCGAGTGTCTGGATCGAGTTCGTCTGCCAGGACGGTGTGATCTACACGGACCAGATTCACTACCACTCCGTGTATCGCGACCACACCCGCGACTACGGTGGAGAGTTCTCGTTCTGATGAACCGGCTGCCGATCTCATTGGCATCAGCACTGCGCATGATGGCAGGGGTCGCGGTGGCGGTACTGGCGGCGCTGCTCCTGGCGGCGCCGCCGGCCGCTGCACATCCCATGCCTCACTCTGTGCTCCTGCTCGACGTGCACGAGACGTCGGTGAGCGCCGAACTGGAACTCCCGGTGGACGATTTCTCCCGGGCGAGCGCAATCGACCTGACCGACGCCACCGCCGTCGAGCTGTCGGCGAAGACCACCGCGATCCGCCGCTACCTGGCCGCCCATCTGCACCCCACGACCGTCCGGGGCAAGGCATGGGACGTCACCTTCGGCGAGATCACACTGGACCGGACGCGGCAGACCTCCACCGGTACGTACCGCGAACTGACCGTCCAGGCCACGCTCACCCCGCCTTCCGGCGGGGACCCGCGCCACTTCGTCCTCGACTACGACGCCATCGTCCACCAGGTCGTCACCCACATCGCCCTGATCTCCGTCCGTCAGGACTGGGCCACGGGCCGAGTGTCCGAGGAACAGGACGCCGCCACCCAGGTGGGAGTCGTCCGCATCGACGTCCGCAGCATGGCGGTCCCGGCTCTCACCATCAACCTGGAGAGCGGAAGCGTCTGGAACGGGACCTTCACCATGTTCCGGCTCGGCGCCACCCACATCCTCGAAGGCACCGATCATCTGCTCTTCCTGCTCATCCTCCTCCTGCCCGCGCCACTGCGCGCGGCTGGGAACCGTTGGCGAGGGACGGTCGGCGCCCGGACCTCCATCAACCGCATCGCCCGCACCACCCTCGCCTTCACCATCGGGCATTCCCTGGCGCTCGCCCTGAGCGCCTTCGGTCGCCTCGACATCCCGGCCCAGCCGGTCGAAGCGTTCATCGCCGTCAGCATCCTTGTCGGCGCCGCCCATGCGATACGGCCCCTCTTCCCAGGGCGCGAGGCCGTCGTCGCCGGGGTCTTCGGTCTCGGGCACGGCCTGGCGTTCTCCCTCACCCTCGCCGAGATGAACCTCTCCACCGCCCAACTCGCCCTCAGCCTCTTGGGATTCAATCTCGGCATCGAGGGGATGCAACTCCTGCTCGTTCTCCTCGCCCTGCCGAGCCTGCTCCTCCTCTCCCGGCTGCCCAGGCACTCCGTCGTGCGCTGCGCCTGCGCGGCGCTGACCGCAGCCGCCGCCCTCGGCTGGCTGCTCGACCGCATCGGCATGCCCAACCCGATGGCCCGCGCCGCGGACAGCGCCGGGTCCCACACATCCCAGCTGTTCGTCGTCCTCATCGGCACCGCTGCACTCTCCGTACTCCGGATGGGCGCCCTCTACCGCCGCGACCGAAGGCTGCTGCACACGACAGGAGTGCTGAACACCGATGGACATGGCCGCACCGCGGCTGCAGACCCTGGCCTCACGCGGGAGCGGCGGGCCGCAGCCGGGAACGAGACCTTCTCGCGGCGCATCGAAAGAAGAAGGCCGGCTCACCCCGCACACTCCAACGGGCAGTCACTTCACGATCAAGCACGACGCCGGGCAGTCCGGGTCGGCACCGTCGACGCTGATCACGAAGACTCCGGGGAACCACATGACCGCTGAGAAGGCGCGTCTGGGAAGTGGCCCGAGGTGCTGTCGCTCCGTCACTCCTGATGCAGGGAGGCGACCCAGCGGTCGTCCTGGAACTCGGCAGGCACCTCGTCCTCCGACGGGTCGATTCCTCGACGCTCCAGCTCGTCGAACCAACGGTCCCGCTGTGACTTCGGGAGATGCCGTCCGCACCAGGGACAGAAGTCGATGGTGATGCTCGACGTGCCGCCATCATGGATGATCAGCCCGTACTCCTGAAACTTGGCGCTGAAGCCGATCAGTGAGTCCGGACAGACGAAGGCGTCGTCGTGCTGGTCACAGTGCACGCTGAGGTGGCTGGTCATCGCCTCGCAGCAATGAGTGGTCATGACTTCGACCTCTCGTCGATCGGCATCATGACCGGAAGTAGATCACGGTCTGCGACGGCCGGCAGCCAGGCAGGAATGTCCGAAACGTGACGGTCGTCGTCTCCAACCGTTTTGCCTCCCTCTTTGTCTCACCTGGCATAGATGCGCAATACGCAGGAAACGGAAGGGAGTTGCTCGCCGATGAGACGCTGGGCAACGGCGCTGGCAGCACTGGCACTGGTACTGACGGGAGGAGGCGCCGCGTCGACTGCCGCCGCCGCGCAGACCACGGCTTGCGAGACGGGCTGGGGGAGTATGGCGAAGGCGGCGCCGGGATCGCTGGCGATGACCGGTTCCCTCACGGACGTCAGAACCGGCCGGCACGACTGCTACGACCGGATGGTCTTCGATGTTCCGGGCATGACGACGTCCGACCCGGCCTTGTACTGGGTCCAGTACGTCCCCGGTTTCGCCCATCCCCCGTCCCAGACCGGCATCCCGGTCGCGGGAGGGGCGGTCATCGAGATCGAGTTCACCGCGCCGGTCGACGACGCGCAGTACCACGTCGGGCTCGCGGATCCGCTGCCGGGACTCGACTTCAGCGGCTACCGGACCTTCCGGGACGCAAAGTTCGGCGGCCACTACGACGGAGGGACCCATATCGGACTCGGCGTCCGAGCCAGGCTGCCGTTCCGGGTGCTGGTGCTGCCCGACCGGCTGGTGGTGGATGTGGCGCACAGCTGGTAGCCGCGGGAGCCCGGTAAATCGCTGCACGTGTCGCGTTTCGTGGCGTACGGTGGGGACGCCGACGCGGGGTGGAGCAGCTCGGTAGCTCGCTGGGCTCATAACCCAGAGGTCGCGTGGTTCAAATCCCGCCCCCGCTACGAAGATCCGGCTCCCGCCGACACCCATATCGGC
This window of the Streptomyces sp. NBC_01275 genome carries:
- a CDS encoding response regulator transcription factor; its protein translation is MPHQPAAHDGAVRVLIVDDEPELRELLSVAVAAAGWHPFLAPDGHSAVQLSRACRPHVVVLDWMLPDLNGLRVLRRLRHDHAGLPILMLTARDALDHRLDGLSAGADDYVTKPFSLEEVMLRLRGLLRRCGLGTEESSEDGSVRALGDLVLSEQGRKAHRGGVSLRLTAKEFDLLWFLMGHPRQVFSKAHLLDHVWNSSFDGEGNLVEVYVHSLRSKIDKGRTPMIHTVRGAGYVLRAAHEGP
- a CDS encoding NAD(P)/FAD-dependent oxidoreductase; this encodes MNAAALPARTEVAIVGAGPAGLALAVTLAASGIDFVVLDKLAEGANTSRAAVVHARTLEVLDELGASEELIARGIQVTRFAVRDGSRRLLTVPFGQLPTAHPYTLMVPQYETESVLLARLRALGGDVHRPHEVISVVQDEDGVTLTTSTGQTLRAGYAVGTDGMHSTVREASGIGFAGSAYSESFVLADVVMDWAPGPSEVSLTFGTAGLTVVAPLPGGHYRVVATVDDAPPTPDLAFVQRLLDERAPGQAEVTGLAWSSRFRVHHRVADHYRVGRVLLAGDAAHVHSPAGGQGMNTGIQDGHALGQAFATGRLDGYEARRRPVAQRVVAFTDRMTRIATTRNTVARGTRNIVLPLLGHTGLPRKLATELAELNYR
- a CDS encoding helix-turn-helix domain-containing protein, with translation MCEQKIKPLEVAKRHRVSRKSAYRWHRLWRNGRIEAATSPSRTKQASPADRPEAAPGAARTHPGRDGEWTVLGTAVGGRADRDATWLTDPAVPSADRPPRG
- a CDS encoding LysR substrate-binding domain-containing protein, whose amino-acid sequence is MTATGQTVVGHCGVGLIEDLTAAPLAQALADFARMHSQATLELVSAPGPAMRRAFTGNRIHLAPCEPSHLPEPTHWTVRLPLVWAARPEADLGLDPLPLALFSQLCRWRMPVLGTLKDSGHAWRIAFGSTSLTGVHGAVRASPVSSDDRVLCVRRHPATEPPQNPLADHGDRC
- a CDS encoding DUF3500 domain-containing protein, whose product is MTEAADAFVDTLDSDQQSEVLLDLTEANATAWSNLPCGSTCRVGIELSSLTDDQLTAAKAVLKAAAGTSSGAGYDQISQILLADDVLGETASGYGSGNYYLAFLGAPSTDGTWQLHFGGHHLAVNLTYADGEVTGTSPFFIGVEPSSWTADDGTSYAPMDGMRDGMLAVLGSLSADELTTAKLSESFSDVLLGPDEDGEFPTTKEGVAVGDLTDAQQQLVLDAIEPWVDGVDDTTAASLLSTYESELDETYLSYSGGTDLDTQGDYVRIDGPSVWIEFVCQDGVIYTDQIHYHSVYRDHTRDYGGEFSF
- a CDS encoding dienelactone hydrolase family protein — encoded protein: MQFTSEQRLDDGVLEREFTLGEIPGTLWTPGSAPAPLVLMAHNNGLPKAEPRLVARARYTAARGYAVATIDAAGCGDRPRSAADEQARADLRRAMQAGEPVDEIFESFIGPLVENAVPEWQTTLDVLLELPEIGGPVGYSGGWTALGIRLAVVEPRIAVAGFFAGGYVPRAQREEARQVTIPLLYLLQWDDEGNPRQRALDLFDAFGSKEKTLHANLGGHTGTPWFELEDGCRFLDRHLK
- a CDS encoding MFS transporter translates to MSDASGIEIATDVPRQVPLRRNKGFRMLWIGQLLSDTGTHISGIAYPLLILALTHSAVLAGVVGTVRAITLLCLQLPAGALSDRFDRRLTMIICDAVRASLLALLGILIVLDLASWPVVLAVSLIEGAAGVMFDPSAAAALPGIVPDGQLEQAWAATEARTYGAGLAGPALGGVLFGVGRAVPFLADAVSFAVSCGTVSRIRGRFRPENTAGRTALWREVTDGLQLVWQVPVLRAAVIQTPLVNFAFSGVLFSITLAMRQHGSSTTVIGLAQAAIAVGGLLGAVVAPRLQGRMRLATLTTTITLAGALLFGAASLLIPSPLVAVPVALALLLAPAANAALVAVVLRSAPEEMRGRVISTVVMAATALAALAPLIAGLMVQHVSGAWAVGAFAATTAAAAALCLILPGFRHAESPAAAPG